Below is a genomic region from Nocardioides panacis.
TGGGCAACATCTTCACCTCCCCCTCGGCCGAGGACGCCTACGAGGTGGGGCGGGCCGCCGCGTCCGGGGCCGGGCTGCTCTTCAGCACCGGCAACTACGCAGGCGACGTCATGAACTTCACCTTGGCCCAGAAGCGGCTGGCCGACGAGGGCGTCGACACTCGCGTGGTGTTCGTCACCGACGACGTCGCCAGCGCGCCGGTGGAGGAGAAGCACAAGCGACGCGGGATCGCCGGTGACTTCGTGGTCTTCAAGGTAGCCGGTGCGGCTGCCGAGGAGAGGTACGACCTCGACGGTGTCGAGCGGGTCGCGCGTCTCGCGAACGACCGGACCCGCACGCTTGGCGTCGCCTTCGCGGGCTGCACGATGCCGGGCGCAGACGAGCCGCTCTTCACGGTCCCCGACCGGCGGATGGGCGTCGGTCTCGGCATCCACGGCGAGCCCGGTGTCGGCGAGGACGAGCTGCCTCGAGCAGCGGTCCTCGCCCAGCGCCTGGTGGAGGGCGTGCTTGCGGAGCGACCGCCTGGCTCGGGCCCCAAGGTCGGGGCGATCCTGAACGGACTGGGGACCACCAAGTACGAAGAGCTGTTCGTGGTCTGGCGCACGGTCTCCCGGCTGCTCGCCGAGCAAGGACTGGAGGTCGTGGAGCCGGAGGTCGGCGAGCTGGTCACCAGCCTGGACATGGCGGGATGCTCACTCACCCTGGTCTACCTCGACGACGAGCTCGAGCGCCTGTGGCGAGCCCCGGCGCAGACCCCCGCCTACCGCAAGGGGGCGGCCCAGCCGTCGGCCGCGCCGCTCCGCTCGACCCAGCACACCACCTTGCCCGACGCGCCGGCGGCGACGCTGGTGCCCGGGTCAGAGGCCTCCCAGCGGTGCGCCCGCGTGGTCGTGGCGGCGCTCGAGGCCATGCAGGGCGAGCTGGTGGGGCACGAGGAGGAGCTCGGTCGGATCGACGCCGTCGCCGGAGACGGCGACCACGGTCGCGGCATGGCCAAGGG
It encodes:
- a CDS encoding dihydroxyacetone kinase family protein — its product is MTRLYDDPHRFTDDMLEGFLDVHRGSVVGVPGGVVRAHQTPADKVAVVVGGGSGHYPAFCGVVGHGFADGAVVGNIFTSPSAEDAYEVGRAAASGAGLLFSTGNYAGDVMNFTLAQKRLADEGVDTRVVFVTDDVASAPVEEKHKRRGIAGDFVVFKVAGAAAEERYDLDGVERVARLANDRTRTLGVAFAGCTMPGADEPLFTVPDRRMGVGLGIHGEPGVGEDELPRAAVLAQRLVEGVLAERPPGSGPKVGAILNGLGTTKYEELFVVWRTVSRLLAEQGLEVVEPEVGELVTSLDMAGCSLTLVYLDDELERLWRAPAQTPAYRKGAAQPSAAPLRSTQHTTLPDAPAATLVPGSEASQRCARVVVAALEAMQGELVGHEEELGRIDAVAGDGDHGRGMAKGISAAVDAAREAVARGSGAATVLGAAGDSWAARAGGTSGVLWGAALRSFGARLSDQAQPAPADVAAAARAGLEAIQRLGEAKPGDKTMVDAFLPFVDALDESLRDGVGLAEAWTGAADLSAEAAVATAALRPRLGRARPLAERSVGTPDAGATSFALCVRAVAPFLATTP